The genomic interval GAGCGCAACATGGAGGAACTCGGCATCCGCCTGATCGTCGCCGAGGAGATCGAGAAGGTCCTCGCCAAGGTCGCCAGGCCACTCGAGATCGAGGCGTTTCCGCGCCCGCAGGTGATCCTCGTCATCGGCGTCAACGGTTCTGGCAAGACGACCACGATCGCCAAGCTCGCGCATCTGCTGATGGAGCAGGATTACGCCGTAATGCTGGCCGCCGGCGACACGTTCCGCGCCGCCGCGATCGGGCAGCTCGCCACCTGGGCCGAGCGGGTCGGCGTGCCGATCATCAGCGGCAAGGAAGGCGGCGACGCGGCCGGGATCGTCTACGAGGCGGTCAAGCAGGCGACCGCGATCGGCACCGACGTGCTGATCGTCGACACCGCCGGCCGCCTGCAGAACAAGCGCGAGCTGATGGACGAACTGTCCAAGATCCGCCGCGTTCTCGGCCGCCTCAATCCCGCCGCGCCGCACGACGTGGTGCTCGTGCTCGACGCCACCACCGGCCAGAACGCGCTCAGCCAGATCGAGGTGTTCAGCAAGGATGCCGGCGTGACCGGCCTCGTCATGACCAAACTGGACGGCACCGCACGCGGCGGCGTGCTGGTCGCGGCGGCCGAGAAATACGGCTTGCCGATCCACGCCATCGGGGTGGGCGAGCAGATGGGCGACCTCAGGCCGTTCGATCCGAACGAGGTTGCGCGGATCATCGCCGGCGTGGAAGGGGCGCTGTGATGACCACCACCACCCACAAGACGCCCGCGTCGCCCGGCATGCGCCTCGCGCTCGATTACGGCCCGCTGATCGTCTTCTTCGCGACCAATTTCCTGCTCCCCGCGCCGCTCGCGATGCAGTTGGTGGCGCGCACCACGCCGTTCCTCGACGGCGTCGACAAGGTCGCCGCGCTGGTCGTCGCCAAGGTCGTCGTCGCCACGATCGCCTTCATCATCGCCACGATCGCGGCGATGATCCTCTCGCGCGTCAAGCTCGGCGGCATTTCGCCGATGCTGTGGATTTCCGGCATCCTGGTCGTCGTGTTCGGCGGCCTGACGCTCTATTTCCACGACCCGCGCTTCATCCAGATGAAGCCGACCTTCGTGTATCTGATCTTCGGCGGCACTCTGGGTTTCGGTCTGTTGACCGGCCGCCCCCTGCTGCAATCGCTGCTGGAAACCGCCTATCCCGGCCTCAACGCGGTGGGCTGGCGCAAGCTGACGCGGAACTGGGCGTTGTTCTTCTGCGCGATGGCGCTGCTCAACGAGCTGGTCTGGCGATCGACCAGCTGGGATTTCTGGGTCGGCTTCAAACTGTGGGGCGCGATCCCGCTGACCTTGCTGTTCGCCTTCGCGAACATCCCGATGCTGCTGCGCCATGGATTGACGGTGGCGGAAGATACGCCGGTCCCACCGGAGGGGTGATGCTCGGCACGTTGAAGATAGTGGCGATGATCGCATCGGTAGTCTGGATGATGATCGCGCTGTTTCTCTCGCTGCTCATCGCAGTGTTTTCCGAGTACCCATTCTTTCAGTCGCCGTTGAACTGGGTACTTATCGCGTCACCGTCGATACCGCTCGCCGTTTTCTACTGGCTCGACCGCATCGATGAATAATTGATAGGGGCGGATGCATCATCGCACCCGCCCCTCTCGATATCAGCCGACAGCCGCGTCGTAGATCTTGCCGGCCTCGTCCCAGTTCACGACGTTCCACCAGGCCTTCAGATAGCCCGGCCGGTCGTTCATGTACGTCAGGTAATAAGCGTGCTCCCACACGTCGTTGCCCAGGATCGGCGTGCCCTTGTCCTTGGCGTCGTCCATCAGCGGATTGTCCTGGTTCGGCGTCGAGACGACCTTCAGCGCGCCGCTGTCGTCCGCGATCACCCACGCCCAGCCGGATCCGAACTGGCCCGCGCCCTTGCCGTTGAAATCCTCTTTCAGCTTGTCGAGCCCGCCATAGGTCTCGATCGCCTCGGCCAGCTTGCCCGACGGCTTGGTCGAGCCCTCCGGCGCCATGATCTTCCAGAAGAAGGCGTGGTTCCAGAACCCGCCGCCATTGTTGCGCACCAACGGCGGCTGCGACGAGATCATGCCGAGGATCTCCTCGATCGTCTTGCCCTCGAGCTTCGGGTCCGCCGCCACGCCTTCGTTCAGCTTCGCGGTATAGGCCGCGTGGTGCTTGTCGTGATGGAAGGTCATCGTCTCCTTGGAGATCGTCGGTTCCAGCGCGTCATAGGCATAAGGCAGCGGTGGGAGTTCGAAAGCCATGAGTCTTCTCCTGTGAATTTCGGGATGATTGGGCAACGCCTGCCCGTCGAAATGGGTCCGCCGACTTCGTTACGCAACCGATTCGGAAACCCCCGCCGAAATTAACCCGTGCCGCTTCAGCGCATGACGCAGCTGGTCGTAGCTCAGCCCCAGCGCCTCGGCCGTGGCGCGCTGGTTGAAGCGGTTTTCCGCCAGCGCCTTTTCCAGCAACTCGCACTCGAACCGCGCGATCCGCGTCTTGAAATCGCCTGACGTAGCCGGTGGACAGTGCGCGGCGGGGGCCTCCGCCACCGTCGCCGCAACCGGCGCGGCGGAGGCGATCCCGGCCGGCTGATAGGGCGAATGAAACGGATCGAACTCGATATGCTCGATCGGCCCGGCCTGTTCCCAGCGATACACCGCGCGTTCCACCACGTTGCGCAGTTCGCGCACGTTGCCCGGCCATTGATAGTCGACCAGCGCATCGATCGCGTGGCGGCCGAACCCGGCCCATGCGTCGCGCCCCAGTTCCGCCGCCATGCGCCGCCCGAAATGATCCGCCAGCACCATCACGTCGCCCGGCCGCGCCCGCAGCGGCGGCAGCGTCACCACCTCGAAACTCAACCGATCGAGCAGATCGGCGCGGAACTGGTGGCGCTCCACCTTCGCCGGCAGATGTTCGTTGGTCGCCGCGACGATGCGCACATCGACGCGCATCGGCCGCGAGGATCCGATCCGCGTGATCTCGCCATATTCCACCGCGCGCAGCAATCGCTCCTGCGCGCCCATCGACAGCGTGCCGAGCTCGTCGAGGAACAACGTGCCCCCGTCCGCCTCCTCGAACCGTCCGACCCGCGCCTTGGTCGCGCCGGTGAACGCCCCCGCCTCGTGCCCGAACAGTTCCGCCTCGATCAGCGTCTCGGGCAGCGCCGCGCAGTTCATGACGACGAGCGGATGATCCCAGCGCGGCGACAGCCGATGCAGCCGCTCCGCGACCAGTTCCTTGCCCGTCCCGCGCTCGCCGATCACCAGCACCGGGCGATCGAGCGCCGCCGCGCGGCTGGCGCGCTCCAGCACGTCGAGAAAGACGTTCGATTGGCCGATGACCTGGGAGGTGCGATCCATTCCCAATGCTTGGCGTATTTTCCCAAGCCTTCGCAAGATAGAAAATCGCCCGCCCCGCCCAAAATACGCAAAAGCCGCGCATTTCCGCCATTCTCGAAACTGGCACGCTCCCTGCAATACCCAAGGCAATCGTCGCAACGACGAGCATCGAGACACGAAACAGGGAGTTTCCACCATGTACGCACAGACTAGCAATCTCCGCCGCAACGTCGCCGCAATGTTCTTCGCCGTCATGTTCAGCACGGTCACCGTGCTGGCCGCCGTCGGCCCGGCGCACCTCTCGGCCCCCGCAATCGTCGCTGCAGCGTAACGGCAGCACGAAGCCGGGACGGCGCTCCAACCCCTTGCCCGTCCCGGCGCCCCCTTCGCCCCAGTTCTAACAGGAGTCCTCCAATGGGCATTTTCTCCCGCACCCGCGATATCGTCGCCGCCAACTTCTCCGACCTGCTCGACAAGGCGGAAGATCCCTCGAAGATGATCCGCATGATCATCCTCGAAATGGAGGAGACCCTGGTCGAGGTTCGCGCCTCCGCCGCGCGCACCATCGCCGACCAGAAGGAAATGCGTCGCCACATCTCGAAGCTCGACAAGCTGCAGGACAGCTGGACCGAGAAGGCCGAGCTGGCGCTCTCCAAGGATCGCGAGGATCTCGCCAAGGCCGCTCTGGTCGAAAAGCAGAAGGCCGCCGACATGGCCGTCCAGCTCGAAACCGAGATCACCGTGCTCGACGACGCGCTGCGCAGCTCGGAAGAGGATATCGCCAAGCTGCAGAAGAAGCTGAGCGAGGCCCGCACCCGGCAGAACCAGATCGTCACCCGCCTGGAAAGCGCGCACAACCGCTTCAAGGTCCGCGAGATGTATGCCGGCCAGAAGGTCGAGGACGCCTTCTCGCGCTTCGACATTCTCGATCGCCGCGTCGATCTGGCCGAGGGCCGCGCCGAGGCTGCCGGCCTGGGTGGTGCGCCGAAGACGCTGGACGAGGAAATCGCCGAGTTGAAGTCGGCCGAGAAGGTCGATGCCGAACTCGCCGCGATGAAGGCTCGTATCGGCCGGGAGGGGTAAGATGGACGATTTCATCTCCATCGCGGTGCCGATCACGTCGATCTTCATCGCCCTGCCCTGGCTGATCCTCCACTACGTCACGAAGTGGAGGACCGCGCCCAAGATCACGCAGGAGGACGAAGGCCTGCTCGACGAGCTCTACTCGCTCTCGCGCCGTCTCGAAGACCGCCTGAACACCGTCGAACGCATCGTCGCCGCCGACAATCCCGACTGGAAGCCCGGCCTGCCGGCGGTCCAGTCCACCGACTACAGCACGAGGAGGAACTGAAATGTCCGCCAGCCGCACCAAATTCTACGTCGACAAGCAGAACAAGAAATGGCTCGGGGTCTGCGCCGGCATCGCCGACTATACCGGGGTGGACGTCACCTGGGTCCGGGTCGGCGCGGTGATCCTCACCGTGGCCGGGGGCTTCCCCTGGACGATCCTCGCCTACTGGCTGGTCAACTGGATGGCCGACGCCAAGCCCTACGGCCTGTACGACAATGCCGAAGAGCAGAAGTTCTGGCAGGGCGTACGCTCCAACCCGAGGCGCTCGACCGCGGAAATTCGCTCCAGCTTCCGCGACATCGATCGCCGGCTGGCCGATATCGAGACCTTCTACACCAGCCGCAACAGCCGCCTGGCCAACGAGATCGACAGCCTGCGCTAAGACGCAGGCTGCCCAACAGGGAGACGGGCAATGAATTGGGGTGGACCGGGTTTCGTCATCGCGATCATCGCGATTTCCTACGCCGGATGGATCGTCAACAACTGGATCCGTGCCCGGCACGGCTATCCGCTGGAAGACGAATGGTCCGGCAAGAGCAGCCGCCGGGACGTGGACGCCGGCGCCGAACGCAAGATCAGCCTGCTCTCCAGCGAGAACGAGCGGCTGGTCGGTCAGATCGGCCGGCTGGAGGAGCGGATCGCAGTGCTGGAACGCATCGCCACCGATCCCGCCGAGCGCACTGCGCGCGACATCGAAGCGCTGCGCGACCGCTGAGGGAGAACGACCATGGAAACTGAAAGCGGCTTCACGATCTTCATGCTGACCTTCGTTGTCATCGGTTTGCCGGTGATCCTCGGAATCGGCAGCAGCATGTTCAAGCGCTGGCTGAGCCACCGGGAGAAGATGGGCGAGGCCCTGAATGCCCAGACTGCGGAAAAGGCGGCGCAATATGCCGCCCAGACCGAACGGCTCGAACAGCGGGTCCGGGTACTCGAACGGATCGTCACCGATCGCGGCATCGGTGTCGCGGATGAAATCGAACGGCTGCGCGACGACCGCGCGCCTCTCAACTGAAGGATAAGGACCGATGATCGTTTTTCTTGGTGTCATGGTCAGCATCGCCGCGATCGGCACCTGGCTGACCGAGCGGGTCGACCGCCCGGCCCGACGGCTCGAACGCGAAGCCCGCCGGGCGCTCTGAACCACTCGTTTTCGCAAAAACTATAATAAGGGAGATATGTCGATGAACCCGTTTGAAATGGTCGTCGCCATCGTCGTCATCGTCACGATCGGCAGCGTCCTGCGCGCGAAGTACGGCGTGGTGAAGGACAAGTTCGGCAACGAAACCAGCTACCGCCAGAACGACGACGCCGCGATCGAAGCCGAGAACCGGCTGCTGCGCGACGAAGTGAAGGCGATGAAGGAACGCCTGGCCGTGCTGGAACGCATCGCCACCGACAACAACGACAGCGGCGCCCGCCTCGATCGCGAGATCGACCGGCTCCGCGACCGCAGCTGACCCGCAAGAGGAGTTGGGATCATGATGATCGACCCGAACCTTTACATCACCCTTGCCGCCGCCGGCCTAGGCGCGATCGGCATGGTCACCTTCGCCGGCCTCACCGGCTGGCGCGGCTGGCTCGCCCTGAAGCACCAGGAATTGCAAGCGGGCAGCGATGTCGGCCCGGTCCAGGCGCTGCCCAACGCCAGCGCCAGGATCGAGATCGCCGACCTCAAGGAACGCATCCGCAAACTGGAAGCGATCGCGGCGGGTGTGGATCTTTAAGGCGACCCGCCGCCCCCCGCGTCATCCCCGCGAAAGCGGGGATCCCGCTTCTTCTTCTGAGTGCGGGGCACGGCAGCGGGATCCCGGATCAAGCCCGGGATGACCAAGGCTACCTTGGGATGAACTAGGAAAGGTTGGCATGAGCCGCAGCAGCGCTATAGCCCCCCCATGCCCAGCCTCACCGATCTGCAGGACGAATACGGCTTCCTCGACGCCGACGATCGCTATCGCCTGTTGATCGATCTCGGCCGCGAACTCGAACCGATGCCGGAGCCGCTCAAGACCGACGCCACGCTGGTCCGCGGCTGCTCCGCCTCGGTCTGGGTCTACCCCACCGTTCGCGACGACGGGCATCTCCACTTCCTCGCCGACAGCAACGCCGCCATCACCAAGGGGATCATCGCGCTCGTGCTGCTGACGGTACAGGATCAGGCGCCAGCCGAAATCCTCGACACCGACATTCCGGACGCGCTCGCGCCATTCGACCTGAAGAACCAGCTCAGTTCGAACCGGACGCAGGGCATTCCGAACATGATCGCACTGATCCGCGACACCGCGAAACGCTACGCCGCGTAATCCTACGAGGCGGCCTTCACCTTGGGCGGCTTCGGATACGGCACGAATTCGCTCAGCCCCAGCGAACCGCTCGGGAATCTAGTACTCCGATCGACCAGCTGCACGATGTCGATGCTGCACAACTGGCTGCCGAACGTGTTGGTCACCAGAATATCATCGTCGTCGAGGAAGCTCGCGCCGCTCGGCCGGTTGACATACACCGTGCCATTGTTGGTGGTGTACGCGATCGCCGTCCGGTCGATGATCTCGGTCGAGCGGATATCGCGCAGATAGATGCAATTCACCGGCTTGCCGGCGGTCCGGCCTGCGGTGATCTTCTCCAGCCTTTGTTCGGGGGTCAGCCGCGTCCGTGCCTGGGACATGCCAGCGCCCATCAGAAGAGCACTGCCGACGATGAGATGAACGAGCTTCATGGCGAATTCCTCGATAAGCCGGCAGGATCGCAGAACCGGCGTGAATATAGCCTGAATTCTGCCCTGCCCGCGTTCGTTCAACGCCGGATCAGGCCCAGAGTTTCCACGACCGCATCGAGATCCGCCCCCTCGTCGACCAACCTCCAGGCATGCGGATCGTCGGCATCGATCACCGTCACCGCGCGCTTCGGGCAGATGCCGAGACATTTCACCTCGATCACCCCCATCGCCGCCCTCCGCCCCTTCTCCAGCCCGAGATGCCGGCGCAACGCCTTGGCCAGGCTCTCGCGGCCCTTCGGCCCGAACCCGCCGTCCAGTTTCTTCGAGCATTTGCCGCACACCAGCAGCGCCCGCGACCAATCCGACCGGACGACCTTCATACGACCGATCTCACGTGGCGGACGTCAAACGGTCGGCTTCCATTCGCGCATCTCTTCGGCCGCGCGCAACACGTCATATGCCGCCTGCACCGCCTGAAACCTTTTCGCCGCCTCGGCGTCGCCGGGCCGGAGATCGGGATGGCTGTCCTTGGCGAGTTTCCGCCACGCCAGCTTGATCGCCGCGAAATCCACGTCCGGATCCAGCCCCAGCACCTCGAGCGCGCGCATCTCGTCGCGCGACCGGCTGCCATCGCCCGGCCCGGCCCATTGGTTGTGGCGGGATTCGGTATAGCCCTCCGCCGTCTGCGTCTCCGCCCGCTCGCGCTCGGCGGCTTCCTCGGCGGTCAGGCCCTCGAAGTAATTCCAACCACGATTATATTCGCCGGCATGATCCTGGCAGAAATACCAGCGCTCCGGGCTGTTGGGGGATTTCGGTGCCGGGCAATCGCCCTTCTCGGTGCAGCCGTGCCGGTCGCACAACCGCACGGTCACCGCCTCGCTGCCCGCCTCGCCATAAGCGCGCCAGCGGGGGAAGCCCCAGTCGGTAGATCGTGTCGAGGAACGCGCCATCGGCCCGACATAAGCGACGGGGGCGAGAGCGCAAGCGCGGCGGTCAGTGCGGCAGGCGGAAATTGACCCGCAGGCTGCTGCCGCCGCACCCCAGGCCACCGTCCGGGCGATAGCTTTTCTCGTAACGCGCGGTCTTGATCAGGCCTAATCCGGCATCGCCGAACACGAATGGCGGATAAGCGACCACGACGCGTTGGTTGACCACCTTGCCTTCGGCCGAGATATCGTACTGCATCGCGGTCCAGCCCTCGAACCCCCACATCTGCGCTTCAAGCGGGAACTGGTCGCCACTGCCATTGTAGCCCAGCATGCGCGGCTGTGAATCTACCAGCGCGCATTGCTGCGCCGACAGCCCGGATTTCGCGAACGCCGCCGTGGCGGCGGCCGAATCGCCGGCCTGCTGTTCCAGCGACGCGAGCCGCACCAGCGCACCCACGCGGAACGGATGGTTCTGGGGCAAGGCGGACTCCGCCCCGACCTCGCCCAGCAGCAGGCGCGCGCGCGGCCGATCCTCGCGCACCTTGTCGGCGATCATCAGCCGGATCGCCGATCGCGCCTCCGGGTCGGCGGCATAGGGCTGCGCGGTCAGCAGCGGGGTGATGATCCGCGCGTAGACGGCCGGTTTCCAGCCTTCGGTCGTATCGGCCAGCAACGTCGCCGGCTCGATCGACAATCGCGCGACCGGAGGGGCGCCGTTGGCTATCAGGATCGCCAGTTCGCGCCGGGCGAATTGGCCCGCCTCCTCCCGCCCGACGACATTGTTGGCGACGAGTTGATGCAGGATGGGCACCAGCGCCAGCGCGCTGCCGCCCTCCGCGCGCTCCACCTCGGCCAGTTGCACGCGAAGCTGCGGCAGTATCGCCGCGTCGGATCCGGTCAGCATCGGCGGCGGTGCGACCTTCTTCAGCTCCAGCCACGCGCCGAGTTCGCCATCGAGATAGCTGGCGATCGACGGTCGCTCGAACGCCGTCGAACAGCGCAGTTCCGCCCGCACGCGATAGCGGAAGAAGCGCGGCATCTTCGTCACCTGCTCCGGCGTCCAGCTCCAGTTGCGCGCGGCGCGCGCGAATTCCAGCGCGACCTGCCCGCCGCCGGCGGCATAGACCGGTGCGCTGTCCCGCACGACGCCGTCATCGCCAATGTTGAAGTCCACCACCGCGACATCGGCCGGCTTCAGCCCCGCCTCGCCGCCGCATTCCGGCACCTTCATTTGCGGGCCGGGGTCGAAGCTGCCCTTTTCGATCCGCCCCGCCCCGGTCATCGCCATATATTGGCGCGCTTCGTCCTTGCGCCCTTCCAGCAACGCCGCGATCGCATAGTTCGATCGCACCTCGACATCGTCCAGGTTCGTCTTGGCGGTCAGCCCGCCGAGCAGTTTCACCGCCTCGCCCGTCGCCTGGCGCGAGGCGGCGAACGCGCCCTGGTTGAGCAGCAGCTGGCCGCGCAGTTTCTGCACCGTCGCCTTGACCCCGGCGTCCGTCGGCACGCTGGCGACCGCGCCGTCCAGCCGGGTCAGGGCCTGCGCCGCCGCCGCCGGATCCACGAACGTCTGCGTCTGGACCAGACCCCGTCCCGCCACGATCTTCGCGACCGGGTCCTGCGCGATCCGTTCCGCCTCGCCGAACGCCTGCGCCGCGCTGGCATAATCGAGCGCGGCTTCGGCGATCCGGCCGAGCGCGATGAACGCGTTGAAGCG from Sphingomonas sp. Leaf357 carries:
- a CDS encoding SufE family protein, which gives rise to MPSLTDLQDEYGFLDADDRYRLLIDLGRELEPMPEPLKTDATLVRGCSASVWVYPTVRDDGHLHFLADSNAAITKGIIALVLLTVQDQAPAEILDTDIPDALAPFDLKNQLSSNRTQGIPNMIALIRDTAKRYAA
- a CDS encoding J domain-containing protein, whose amino-acid sequence is MARSSTRSTDWGFPRWRAYGEAGSEAVTVRLCDRHGCTEKGDCPAPKSPNSPERWYFCQDHAGEYNRGWNYFEGLTAEEAAERERAETQTAEGYTESRHNQWAGPGDGSRSRDEMRALEVLGLDPDVDFAAIKLAWRKLAKDSHPDLRPGDAEAAKRFQAVQAAYDVLRAAEEMREWKPTV
- the ftsY gene encoding signal recognition particle-docking protein FtsY; its protein translation is MSTAWHNKLLGGFKRTSDRLIGNLAGLGAARLDDAQLDDIEEALIASDLGPETAARIRARLAEGSFERNMEELGIRLIVAEEIEKVLAKVARPLEIEAFPRPQVILVIGVNGSGKTTTIAKLAHLLMEQDYAVMLAAGDTFRAAAIGQLATWAERVGVPIISGKEGGDAAGIVYEAVKQATAIGTDVLIVDTAGRLQNKRELMDELSKIRRVLGRLNPAAPHDVVLVLDATTGQNALSQIEVFSKDAGVTGLVMTKLDGTARGGVLVAAAEKYGLPIHAIGVGEQMGDLRPFDPNEVARIIAGVEGAL
- a CDS encoding superoxide dismutase, producing MAFELPPLPYAYDALEPTISKETMTFHHDKHHAAYTAKLNEGVAADPKLEGKTIEEILGMISSQPPLVRNNGGGFWNHAFFWKIMAPEGSTKPSGKLAEAIETYGGLDKLKEDFNGKGAGQFGSGWAWVIADDSGALKVVSTPNQDNPLMDDAKDKGTPILGNDVWEHAYYLTYMNDRPGYLKAWWNVVNWDEAGKIYDAAVG
- the pspF gene encoding phage shock protein operon transcriptional activator; amino-acid sequence: MDRTSQVIGQSNVFLDVLERASRAAALDRPVLVIGERGTGKELVAERLHRLSPRWDHPLVVMNCAALPETLIEAELFGHEAGAFTGATKARVGRFEEADGGTLFLDELGTLSMGAQERLLRAVEYGEITRIGSSRPMRVDVRIVAATNEHLPAKVERHQFRADLLDRLSFEVVTLPPLRARPGDVMVLADHFGRRMAAELGRDAWAGFGRHAIDALVDYQWPGNVRELRNVVERAVYRWEQAGPIEHIEFDPFHSPYQPAGIASAAPVAATVAEAPAAHCPPATSGDFKTRIARFECELLEKALAENRFNQRATAEALGLSYDQLRHALKRHGLISAGVSESVA
- the pspB gene encoding envelope stress response membrane protein PspB, with the protein product MDDFISIAVPITSIFIALPWLILHYVTKWRTAPKITQEDEGLLDELYSLSRRLEDRLNTVERIVAADNPDWKPGLPAVQSTDYSTRRN
- a CDS encoding inner membrane-spanning protein YciB produces the protein MTTTTHKTPASPGMRLALDYGPLIVFFATNFLLPAPLAMQLVARTTPFLDGVDKVAALVVAKVVVATIAFIIATIAAMILSRVKLGGISPMLWISGILVVVFGGLTLYFHDPRFIQMKPTFVYLIFGGTLGFGLLTGRPLLQSLLETAYPGLNAVGWRKLTRNWALFFCAMALLNELVWRSTSWDFWVGFKLWGAIPLTLLFAFANIPMLLRHGLTVAEDTPVPPEG
- the pspC gene encoding envelope stress response membrane protein PspC, with product MSASRTKFYVDKQNKKWLGVCAGIADYTGVDVTWVRVGAVILTVAGGFPWTILAYWLVNWMADAKPYGLYDNAEEQKFWQGVRSNPRRSTAEIRSSFRDIDRRLADIETFYTSRNSRLANEIDSLR
- the pspA gene encoding phage shock protein PspA; translation: MGIFSRTRDIVAANFSDLLDKAEDPSKMIRMIILEMEETLVEVRASAARTIADQKEMRRHISKLDKLQDSWTEKAELALSKDREDLAKAALVEKQKAADMAVQLETEITVLDDALRSSEEDIAKLQKKLSEARTRQNQIVTRLESAHNRFKVREMYAGQKVEDAFSRFDILDRRVDLAEGRAEAAGLGGAPKTLDEEIAELKSAEKVDAELAAMKARIGREG